The following nucleotide sequence is from Leptodactylus fuscus isolate aLepFus1 chromosome 10, aLepFus1.hap2, whole genome shotgun sequence.
gcctggcccaatacAGTCAACTGTGCCCCTCCATCACTTCCTCAGTCAGATCACCCTAGCAACCTGACCTGACCTgacgcagcccaaattacagtaagcAAAGCCACTATCATACTACAGCAGTGGTCTCACCAGtcaggtttagtgcctgctgccttcctggacggaccccacctgtgccccctgaagtaagcagtacaatatcttactgtaggataaatTACAcctcagggggcgctcacacttgtgctcggtgtccggtgtatgccgggtttccatcttcagtcctagcgaaactggacaggggacggaaacccgacagggccccttcacacggaggatgcgctggctgattctgaatgtgtaaacgttccgaatcaacggtgtttaaaacagatcccattgctttctatgggagccggcatacatgttctccccatagtaatgaatggaaaaaagcagccctacacgtatgccggctcccatagaaagcaatgggatctgttttaaacaccgttgattcggaacgtttacacattcagaatcagccagcgcatcctccgtgtgaaggggcccttaaaacccattcaattgaatgggttcgtaaaggtgaccaccagtatCCGCTTgtggcctgtctgcggggaaaccgttttttgtaaGCCGGACACAAGtcatgcatgtctgactttgtgtttggctaaaaaaatcagtttccccgtggacaggccacaggcggatactggtggtcacctttacaaacccattcctgtccagtttcgctgggactgaagatggaaacccgacgaaATGCAGACACCAGACACCGAGtataagtgtgaacgccccctgagaaTGAAAATTGAGTGTCCCCCTCCACCCCATGGTTGCATTCATCTCCGTTTcttctcaataacacataggaatagccttaagaaagacatctaaaggtaggagaagaagagactttcttaaggccattcctacgtattatcgagaaaaaatgtgattttaatggtagactccctttaaactatattttggccctccaatggtccgagggacagtgaactggcccactgtttaaaaagtttgaggacccctggcttaCAGGATAAGAatgtatttattatgcttacttttatagcgccatcacattccacagcactttacagatattatcagtcccatatagggatcacaatctacagttcctatcagtaagtctttgcagtgtgggaggaaacctgtgcaactacaggaagaacatacaaatgcCTTGCAGAGAAgatcctcttaaagggattatgcctCTGGGCAAGCTATCTTGCAGCTCGGTGGGGGTCCCACTGTTTAGCAGAATGTAGAATTTTTGGCCCCCTTTCTGAATAGAGCAATGGTTGTGCGGTTATTGATCAGCAGGAGATACCTGAGGTGCAGCACTAATCTATCTCTTGTACTCCCACTGATATACATGGAGTGTAGCATGTGCTGCCCGAACTCCTTGTCATTCATTGCATGTCCAGATGACGTTATGCCTTAAAGGGATAACACAGAGGAAtccatgtttaaaggggttgtgccatgaaGGATAATATTGCTGGACAGGAGAAAGTGTCCTTAATAGTCGAACCCTTTTATGAGACGTATATCACACAGAATATGGTTTTTAGTGGATACCTGAACCGGACTATCCCatacagtaagaaaaaaaaaacggaaacttTGGCAGTTATTGTCCAGTGCTAACCGCTGATACagagtaacaaaccctcagcacaTATGGCGTATATACCCTACATACATATCAGATAAGATACAATGTATTAATCCAGGCAGTTCACTTCCTTATCTGGACTGATACagagtaacaaaccctcagcacaTTTGGTCTATGCACCCTGTAGATACATCAgattagatacaatgtatcacttccAAGAAATGATCTGGCCTGATACAGTGtcacaaactctcagctgtgagcaggccgGTTCTCAGGCACTGATAGCAAATGGAAAACTTTATAACGGTGAACAACAGAGAGCTGTGACTTGTGGTTCTTGCAGACACTACCCAGCATATTTCCCTGTGCCCACATCCTGTCCACATGAGGCCTACACGTCCCAGTACCCGGCTACTACCTCTGCCCGGGCCCCCAGCTCCTCCACAGGGTGCCCTGCAGCCCCCCGCTGCCCACTCCACATCCGGACCCCCGCAGACTCCGCACCAATAACAACTCACCCCCTCAGTGGCCGCACACCCTCCAGCCGGGCATCAGCCAGGATACAGCACTGGATCCCAGCAAGTCAAGGAAGAGGGGTGATCCGCGTCACCGTGCCTATACTCGCAGCGCCAATCTACTCGCTGCCCCCCCTGTTTACCATCCTAATGGTACATTCCTGTCATCCTCACAGCCGCTCCTCTGATGTGACGAcgacaaaatatttttttccaaacCACGCCTCCTAATCTAATAAAACCGAAACCTCATTGGTCGGCTTGTGACGTAAGTCAAAGACGATTGGTCCGCCTTGTGCAATCAGGTGAAGCCTTGCTGGGAACTCCGCCCACTGTACACAGGTGATCCGGAAGTTAGGCGGGGGTCGGTCTTGTGATGAGGAGAGGGCGCTGACTGGAACAGACATGCCGGGATAGGCGGCCGGACAGCGGGATGACGCACTTCGGGCCTCCGCAGCTAGCTTCGGATTATGGAGACTTCGGGCGGCAGCAGCACCTGCGGGAGGCGCTACAGAGCGGGGGCTGCCGGGGTTTCTGCAGCCCGGACGGCCGCCACTTGCTCCTCTGGCTGCCGCAGCACCGGCGATTGCTCTCCTTTCCGCGGGTGATACCCGGCGCTCCGCTCCCCGGGGCTTACCTGGAGCAGAGCTGGCCCCGGGACACCCCTCCGCTCTCCGGCCTGCTCTTCTACCACTGCCCGCCGGACTGGCTGCTGTGTCTGGTGTGGGAGAACGGCCGGGCCGAGGTGTGGAGCCCTCCCCGCGGAGCTGCGGGCAACACCTGGCTCCTCCTGCAGTCCCTGGAGCTGTGTAACAGCGGCCGGGCCCGGGTGCTGTCTGTGTGCGCCGGCAATGGCGGGGACCTGGTGTGGTGTGAGGAGAGGGGCCCCTCCAGACCCCAGGGGCCCCCTAACCCCTACATGCACTGCATCTGCCGGCGGGCGCTCCGGGTGTCTGGGCAGCAGGTGAGTCTCTATGGTGTAAGGACCTTGTTTACCTAATTGTCAGGGGTaagtctaaggctgcattcacatctgcattgcagAATACGGCTGAATACACAGATTTGTTTTACCCCTGCCCCCTTATAGTGAGTGTGGTGCACCGGGCCCTTATATTATGGGTCGTGCCCCTTGTTctaacagaccagaacaacacaGAGCCTGGTGCAGAAGTGAAGGTAGCCCTACTCAACAGATGTCATGTAACAGACTACACTCCGTCCCTGTGTAGTCGGATCCTGCAGTGATGTCTTTTATTCCAGGCCAATCCTTTATAGCTATGACGTTCCTGTGTATTGGGTTTGTTCACATCTCCGTCTGCCTGAAAATCGGTGGAGGAGAAAGTCCTGCACGGGGGCTTCTTACTGCACCAGTTTTAGGACGGGATCCCATTTAGGGGCCCATCGGACTCCATTTGTTACCGCTGTTTTAGTGATCAACCTCTacctgatggatcagaacaatggagagtGTGAACCTACTAGCCTAATCCTGTCACTGCCTGctgctttatttatatagtgtataAAGGTAAACAAAATGCACAATGAGAACAAAGCCCAAGACCGGGGCCACCACTAGTAATGTAGATGGAGGAGTCTCCCTGGACCCTGTGATCCCTGTGCAAGTCACACAAAATTCTAGCCCTGACGGTGACATCATCTGTCTGCATGCACTGCCATCTAGGGCCACCATACTCCGCTGCAGCGTTGCAAGGGGTCAGTGCTGACCAATATTTgaggaggaaaaactatttttctTATCTTTTTTTGTACCGGATACCTGCAGGCTGCTTTAATCTGGGACcacctccctccccttccccctgtATACATTGTAGATATGTTATCAACTCCCCCCACCCCTTCCCACATCCCTCCATGCACACTCAGCTAAGCAGGGAGAGGGAGTAAAGGTGCAGACATATCAAGCATGTTCATATCAAACTTCCTCATGCTTATCTCCATGGATATCTGCTGCAGGGCGGAGACTTGGCCGTCCTCATACAggtcaaattaaaggggttttccaggaggcCGCTTATACTTCCTTAACGGCTTTTAGGTGCCGCACCTGGGAGTTCCAAGCTGGTTCTGGTCAAGGCATCTGAACATTTTTGCATGCCGTTGGTATCAATCCATTATTTGCAAACACCTATGATAAAGTGATGTGATGCCAGAATGGCTACAGGTTGTACTGCTTCTATCTGCAGCTCTGTAGCATCATGCAGATCCTGAGATTTTGGCACTGGTGACAGACGTACCATGTACGTTCTTAGCTACTGATGTGCCGCTCCGCCAGGATGTGggaaaggaaagggttaaacgTTACACTTTGTTCATTCACATCATTTGGTTGTCTGTCTATTGCAGGACTGGACAATAGGCCTCTTTGTAACCTCAGTCCACTCATGTCAAGAGATAAGGACCATCCCCCATCAAACAAGAGTTACCTAATAGGGGGTATGGAAAGTCCCTTAAAACTCACATGTACACCCCTCCTGTGCACAGCGAAGTCTGCACTGCTCCTGGGGTTTGTGGAGCCAGTCAGTGACTCTTTGCTTTGGGTCGCCCCTAATACAGTGATAACTAATGACATTCTAGATAATGAGGAGGGTTATAATATTTGACTCCATCTCACTCCTTTGTGTTCTctgtggtaacagactacaaatataCCCCTCAGTCTGATCCTTAAATCATGTGTTAAACCCTTCCAGACATCTGCCgtataatagtatggtggatgttggggaCTCCACTCTAGCACCAAGTCTGTAGCTTGTAATTTGACTTATGTATTCGTTCCTTCATTCCTTGGTGTTGTGAGGTCTTGCATAGACTTTAAGTTGATGTGATCTTCagacttttttattaattttttttttttttttttatccctttttCCTGTCATTTTGGACACTAGGTGACCTTGGGCAGTATGAAGATTGTCCTCCATCACAGCCCCTTGTACTCCATGCTCTCCTCGCCTAACCACATCTTCATGGTCCCGGACAGCGGCATTCATCCCCTCCTCATATACTCTCTCCTAGAAGACAAGGTGTCCATGGCTACTCCAACCACAGGACTCCTTCACAGCAAAGCTCTTAGTGAGAGTGACTTTAAGAAGATGGTTCTGGAGTATGCCAGCTTCCTTTCTTCTCAGATGTCCCCAGCGATCCAGCATTCAGTGGTCACCACGGCCGGCCACCTGCTTCTTATGACAACCACTGGGCAGATCTATCTGCTTTATGATCATGGAGGTGTCAGGCATGTCTTTGATATTGAAGCTGATATTGTGGCTGAAACTCAAGTCAAGATGGAGATGTTTGGTAAGACCTTGGCTTGTGCGCTAGATACAACCGTGTTCCTTATAGACATGAATACCGGCAGGCTGATGGGAAAGAACCTACTCGATAGCGAGGAGCTGTTCTTCCTGAGGGTATTAGATACTGAAGACGTCCAGCTGCTCTCAAGGAACGGCATCTACACCTTTGGGTCTTCTGTTTGCACTGAAGATGATGGAAAGTCTGAGCCATCATTGCTAGACATGGTGTATGAAGAGGCCTGTAAGTATTACCAAAGAAGAAGCCTGAGCAACACTAAGCTGACAGTGACGGAGCTAAAGAAAGGCGAAATGTTCCAGGCCCCCATCACCTTGTCCGCCATCCTCAACCACTACCAGAAAAATGGCAAATCCAAAGGCCAAACCCAGTACAAAGATCTGCTGAGCAACATCACCAACGAGCTACAAAGCTTCATGAGTCTGGAAGTCCTCAAGAGCTGCATCATCAGTGCACCCGGAGAAGACATTGAGAAGTACTGTGAGGAGCTGGTGGACCACGAGATCACGCGGCTCCTTCAGATGGACCTGGACCGCGACAGCCTGCTCTATATTAACTCTTTGTTCAGCACTTTCCCCAAGGCGTCTTGGATGTCTATAAGGAATAACTTTCAGTTTATTCACAACGGAGATGGAAAACTTGTTATCAGGGCCACGGCCGAGCTGTGGAAGAAAGTGCTGAGTCCACTCCCATTGGGGGCAAAGGATGGCTCCCCTAATGGGGTCTACCCTCTATTTGAGGTCATCTGTCAGTCTTTATGTACCTTTAAACCCAAGTGGCTTCCTTCTTTTGTCCAGCACGCCCAGGACTGCTCGGGGCTGTCCTGGAACTTCACTGCCAAAGATAACTGTGATGGCGTGCCCTTGTATAAGAGGGCCTTGTCCGTTCTGGGGAAGCGGAAGGAAAACACTAATGTGGACCTGGAGATGGAGATCCTGTTGTGCAGCGGGCGACCGCAGGCCATCATCCAGGCCATCCATATACTTATCGCTCTACAGCGCTGGCCAAGGGTCATTGAGGAGACTCTGAGGTTCTCGCAGCTCAGCCCGCTCATCACTAAGGACATCTTCATCACCCTGTTAATAGAGTTCATTAAACACAGACACTTGGACCCCTACGTCCAGCAGCTGTGCCAGATCTGCCCTGAGGATTTCACCACCACAGACCTCTTAAGGATTATCCTCCATAACTTGCCCACCACTGAGGCCGATCCACCCCCGTTTTGTAGCGGCGTTGCACATCTGACTGTCGGGTTGCTGAAACCTATCCTGAATAAAGTATTACTGAACCAGATCAGGAAACATCAAAAGTTCCCAACGCAAAGATTTCCCCCAGCAACGCCGCAGCGAACGGACAAGTCTGTTACCCAAGGTCCTGTCCTGAATGGGGACGACCTGTCACCCACTGACTTCTACTCCACTAATGGCTTCTAAGTTATTGCAGTATTTATAGCAGTGAGGGCGCTCTACTAAAACACTTTCTGCTGCATGGAGTCTGGCTTTGTGTGTCTGTACTAGGGGGACTCCGACCTGCGACTCTCCAGAGGATGCAAAAACACAGCTCTGATTATAAGGTTTTGCTACAGCTGCAGAACCAGTCGCCTGTACATTTCAATCGTTTCTCACCGAAGTCTTCCAGTTGTTGATCTGTACTTGTCTGGCTCTATAGTCATGTAGGTTCTGTACTGTACTCATGCACGGGGTTAATACAGGTCCTAAAGAGGTTTTTCCAGGACTTTAATATTCATTATCGATTGAGGATCCGCCTCCTCGAATTCCCATCGATCATAcgattggaagaaagcagccacagcgccatacattgtgtagtggccataAGTGGTACTTCACTTTGATCCTATCCATGTGATTGCAAACATTACCTAGGCTAAAAAATCGGGGGGAGTTACTTGGAGTTGGTCTCTTATGACCTGCTATTGATCTGAAGTCCTGAAAAATCCCTTTTTAAGTGAATCTAATTAAATGTTTTTTAAGGTCAAAAATTTCAGCTTTGATTTTTGTTGGTTAGATGAGTTTTCTGATAAGGTTTCAGCTACCACTAGGGAACGTACCCACTGTATGTCACACGgcgatgttcacatctgcatcggaggcTCGGACTGATCTGAACAGCCTAAAATCTTCTGTCAAGCACAACTGATATCTGATCAATACTGTCCTAGTAAATGGGTCATTGGACtgttccagtgcagatgtgaacccggcctaagcttCTTGGCTCCCCGTAGTGGAGAATTGTCTTATTTTGCGCTGTCTATGCAGGGGATTCGGAGCTTTGTGTCAGACACTGAGCTCTGGTATATTAGGAAGTGAATGGCTCTACCTGGTGCTGGTACAAAGACACATGGCAGTGCCCAAACTAAACCTGTATACTCCAAAGATGAGCTGGCACCTCTGTAGATCAGTATTATGTTACTTGTATTTCAATCTAGTGTGATGTAAATGAAGCTTAACCATTGTATTATCAAGATCCCGGCTTGCTGTCAGCGAATTGCAAATGTTCCTGTTTTATGTATTGAGGCGAATACTTCACAGCTGCAGgattgttacagttgtatcctgcTCGAATacatcagcagctgcacaaacgTCTCCCGTCTTGATAGTTTGCTGCGGTGGATCAGTATGGAGCCCTGACTAACGGAGGATTGCATAGCACGGAAACggttgtagcaaaccctcagctgtgttaGGTCTGTTCTCTGACCGAAAATACTGAACAGGATGAGAAATTGCAGTATAAAGTGTATTAGAAAGATAAGACCATGGAGCTTCGTTTACATACAACCAGTAGAGCCCAGGTTTGGTCTTTGGGGCCATTTACTTGACTGTTACTGGACGTCTGGAGCGTACACATGGGTGATAGACGCGGATGACAATGATGCCTATagagatttattaaaggggttgtctgggggggggggggggggggggggggttagctgAGTCATGTAATCAGAACCAGCACTGCCCCCTCCCCCTACTACCACAATCTCATAGGGGCTGGCTGACTATGTCCACCCCCATAGCAGTGGTCATGGAAGGAATGGAGAAAGCCAGGGGTCCGAATACTGGTTCAGATCATGTGACCCAATGTCAGGACACGGACTTAAGTTCTGGGTCCATTGTCCAGAGTCTGTCAGATCAGGTAAATTAATCTAaactccttggacaacccctttaaggtggtaaTCCTTTGTtgcactaaaggggttttcctacaaaCTGCACCTATCCCTAGGAGTCTAATCGCCAGGGTCTGATTATTGGGACCGGTCGTCCTTGTGCCCATCACTCAGTCCTCTACATAGGAGGGAATTAAGGGTTACGtcttgtgggaaaacccctttaaggcctgatGCCTTTTAACCCAGCATAGATATGGGATATTAGACGGTGGGTTATACATTTAGCAGCACGCGGTGTAGTAGCGGTAGAGTCCGGCTGTGCTGTACATGCAGTCGGTTGTAGATTTCGcaccttttgttttgtttttttttttaaccttgcaGTATTTTATGGTATTAAGAGAAATAAATTCTTTTATTGTAAGTCTCTGGTATGTGATGTGTCTCTGAGTAATGGCGCTATTGGGGGtacatagcctggacactcagcaaagcggcatgctgggagttgtagttttagtcTATGCGGGGTTGTTCAGTTCCTATTCTAGTCTCTAGCTCCCATTCTGTATGGTGTAGGGGGGGTATAGTGCTGAGCTTCTCTAGGCGGTATTATTACATAGCAGATTATATCCTCCAGGCTGTATTAGCAGTCGCCAGCGATGAGATAATGTGACCTTCTACAAGGAGCAGATAACCATTATCTGCCGTTATTATCGGATCTGGTTTCCAGGAAATGTGACCTGAAATCAATGGATGGGAAGGAACGGCTGCGAATACGGGCTGAGGACATAGTGTGTGTGGATCGATGCCGCCTGACTGATGATGAATGTATGGTAGGCCCTAGAGTGCTGTCTATATAATATCCCCAGCCCCCGCTGCTGCCTCTGGGAGGGGGTCCGATGTTCTCAAATAGCAGACACATGTCACACTGACTTATAACATTCCACCCTAAATTCTGCCACCTCCCCCCTGACCTCATTCACAGTGCAACACTACTACTGACCATACTGGACATAAGGGGGGCATTGCAGATGGCTGTAATAGAAATGAGGGGCTAGCAGGTGCTATTTGTGATGGTCTCTCTTGTACTAAACCCCCTATAATCCCCGTAGCACAGCTAGGGCAACCCCATGGTGTCAGGATGCTACATATTGGGAtgcctgttttgttttgttttattgggGGAGGGGTATGGCTTTCACTAACCCACCCCTCTCATTGAAGTCCATGAATCTGAGACATAGTTATGTCATATTATGTGATGTGGTGGGGGTCTTGCACGCTGAGTAGCTATTGACAAGCTCAGATTCTCCAGTTCTCCGGAAGTCACACTTTAACATTCCTAGAGCTGTGGTGGGGACGAGGGGGATGTGCAAGTTCACACCTCACATTGGGGTCCATATAATGACCATTCTCATCTGGTGTTAGCGTGTCCTCAAGCGTGTAATGTGCGACTGCTGAACGTGTGCAGGAAAATCACTTTAGCTACACACAGTGCTGTGCCGGAGCAATGCTATGGACACCATCATTCGTAAAAGAgtgcgtcaccagaaccagcatatcaccccagccctgcagatagataggttactgtcaccagaaccagcatatcaccccagccctgcagatagataggttactgtcaccagaaccagcatatcaccccagccctgcagatagataggttactgtcaccagacccagcatatcaccccagccctgcagatagataggttactgtcaccagacccagcatatcaccccagtcctacagataggttactgtcaccagaaccagcatatcaccccagccctgcagatagataggttagtgtcaccagaaccagcatatcaccccagccctgcagatagataggttactgtcaccagacccagcatatcaccccagccctgcagatagataggttactgtcaccagaaccagcatatcaccccagccgtgcagatagataggttactgtcaccagaaccagcatatcaccccagccctgtagatagataggttactgtcaccagaaccagcatatcaccccagccctgcagatagataggttactgtcaccagaaccagcatatcaccccagccctgcagatagataggttactgtcaccagaaccagcatatcaccccagccctgcagatagataggttactgtcaccagaaccagcatatcaccccagtcctgcagatagataggttactgtcaccagaaccagcatatcaccccagtcctgcagatagataggttact
It contains:
- the HPS6 gene encoding BLOC-2 complex member HPS6, producing MTHFGPPQLASDYGDFGRQQHLREALQSGGCRGFCSPDGRHLLLWLPQHRRLLSFPRVIPGAPLPGAYLEQSWPRDTPPLSGLLFYHCPPDWLLCLVWENGRAEVWSPPRGAAGNTWLLLQSLELCNSGRARVLSVCAGNGGDLVWCEERGPSRPQGPPNPYMHCICRRALRVSGQQVTLGSMKIVLHHSPLYSMLSSPNHIFMVPDSGIHPLLIYSLLEDKVSMATPTTGLLHSKALSESDFKKMVLEYASFLSSQMSPAIQHSVVTTAGHLLLMTTTGQIYLLYDHGGVRHVFDIEADIVAETQVKMEMFGKTLACALDTTVFLIDMNTGRLMGKNLLDSEELFFLRVLDTEDVQLLSRNGIYTFGSSVCTEDDGKSEPSLLDMVYEEACKYYQRRSLSNTKLTVTELKKGEMFQAPITLSAILNHYQKNGKSKGQTQYKDLLSNITNELQSFMSLEVLKSCIISAPGEDIEKYCEELVDHEITRLLQMDLDRDSLLYINSLFSTFPKASWMSIRNNFQFIHNGDGKLVIRATAELWKKVLSPLPLGAKDGSPNGVYPLFEVICQSLCTFKPKWLPSFVQHAQDCSGLSWNFTAKDNCDGVPLYKRALSVLGKRKENTNVDLEMEILLCSGRPQAIIQAIHILIALQRWPRVIEETLRFSQLSPLITKDIFITLLIEFIKHRHLDPYVQQLCQICPEDFTTTDLLRIILHNLPTTEADPPPFCSGVAHLTVGLLKPILNKVLLNQIRKHQKFPTQRFPPATPQRTDKSVTQGPVLNGDDLSPTDFYSTNGF